A portion of the Ammospiza caudacuta isolate bAmmCau1 chromosome 25, bAmmCau1.pri, whole genome shotgun sequence genome contains these proteins:
- the LOC131567965 gene encoding cbp/p300-interacting transactivator 3, whose product MAEHMMMPMSHGGAGLQGYRMGVSGLQGPPQHGQHVLRTLPSAAQMMPYGGAGMDGAMRPRASLSGQMGHHQMQNAMMFNGPGQQQQQYVGPVGTQQLMASMHLQKLNTQYQGHPLGMSNGPMGAGGQQYRVGPGQHPGMQHMPSPALTLNVMDTDLIDEEVLTSLVLELGLDRIQELPELFLGQNEFDFISDFVSKQQPSAISC is encoded by the coding sequence ATGGCCGAGCACATGATGATGCCGATGAGCCACGGCGGCGCCGGGCTGCAGGGCTACCGCATGGGGGTGAGCGGGCTGCAGGGACCCCCGCAGCACGGGCAGCATGTGCTCAGGACGCTGCCCAGCGCCGCTCAGATGATGCCCTACGGAGGGGCTGGCATGGACGGGGCCATGAGGCCGAGGGCCAGCCTCAGCGGACAGATGGGCCACCACCAGATGCAGAACGCGATGATGTTCAATGGgccggggcagcagcagcagcagtacgTGGGGCCGGTGGGCACGCAGCAGCTCATGGCCAGCATGCACCTACAAAAACTCAACACCCAGTACCAGGGGCACCCGCTGGGCATGAGCAACGGGCCCATGGGAGCGGGGGGCCAGCAGTACAGAGTGGGGCCGGGCCAGCACCCGGGCATGCAGCACATGCCCTCACCGGCGCTGACTTTGAATGTTATGGACACTGACCTTATAGACGAGGAGGTCTTGACGTCCCTTGTCCTGGAACTGGGCTTGGACCGGATTCAGGAGCTGCCAGAGTTATTCTTGGGACAGAACGAGTTCGACTTCATTTCAGACTTTGTTAGCAAACAGCAACCCAGTGCCATCAGCTGCTGA
- the STX12 gene encoding syntaxin-12, which produces MSYGPLDPRGPGAPPPPPRDFGGIIQTCSGNVQRIAQYTAQIKNLMSQLGTKQDSSKLQENLQQLQHSANRLAKETNEYLKELGSLPLPLSASEQRQQRLQKERLMNDFSTALNNFQAVQRRVSEKEKETVARARAGSRISADERFREEQLVSFDSGEDWNQMQSQEDDVAITEQDLELIKERETAIRQLEADILDVNQIFKDLAMMIHDQGDMIDSIEANVESAEVHVERASEQLQRAAYYQKKSRKKICILILGLAVVCIIIGLLIWKTT; this is translated from the exons ATGTCGTACGGGCCGCTGGACCCGCGCGGCCCcggggcgccgccgccgccgccccgggaCTTCGGCGGCATCATCCAAACATGCAGCGGCAACGTGCAGCGCATCGCGCAGTACA ctgctcaaatAAAGAATTTAATGAGCCAGCTGGGAACCAAGCAGGATTCCAGCAAGCTTCAGGAAAATTT ACAACAGCTGCAGCACTCTGCAAACCGCCTGGCCAAAGAGACCAATGAATACCTGAAGGAGTTGGGGTCTCTGCCCCTTCCCCTGTCTGCTTCTGAACag CGCCAGCAGAGGCTTCAGAAGGAACGATTAATGAATGACTTCTCCACAGCCTTAAACAATTTCCAGGCAGTACAGAGGCGAGtgtcagagaaggaaaaagagactGTAGCAAGGGCAAGAGCTGGCTCCCGTATTTCT GCTGATGAGCGGTTCAGAGAAGAGCAGCTCGTTTCCTTTGATAG TGGTGAAGATTGGAATCAGATGCAGTCTCAGGAAGATGATGTGGCAATAACTGAACAGGACCTTGAACTCATTAAAGAACGAGAAACTGCAATCAGGCAATTAGAG GCAGACATTTTGGATGTCAATCAGATATTTAAGGATTTAGCCATGATGATTCATGACCAAGGAGATATGATTG atAGCATAGAGGCAAATGTGGAAAGTGCAGAAGTCCATGTGGAAAGAGCCAGTGAGCAGTTACAGAGAGCTGCCTATTATCAG AAGAAATCCCGTAAGAAGATCTGTATCCTGATTCTTGGCCTTGCTGTGGTCTGTATAATCATAGGACTCCTTATCTGGAAGACAACATGA